A genomic window from Cinclus cinclus chromosome 5, bCinCin1.1, whole genome shotgun sequence includes:
- the GUCY1A1 gene encoding guanylate cyclase soluble subunit alpha-1 isoform X4, which yields MFCTKLKDLKITGECPFSLLTQGHVTEEHDKDCTENSSRAALPICKEVHEKDGQGNLPRRKTSRSRVYLHTLTESICKLIFPEFERLNLALQRTLAKHRIKETRKTGDREDFEKIISDHANAAGNDMSVLQIGNGIRRLLTRREFQAKPNFEEYFEILTPKVSCTFSGIMTMLNMQFTVRVRRWDNTDMKPSMVMDLKGQMIYIFESSAILFLGSPCVDRLEDFTGRGLYLSDIPIHNALRDVVLIGEQARAQDGLKKRLGKLKATLEQAHQALEEEKKKTVDLLFSIFPGEVAQQLWQGQVVQAKKFNNVTMLFSDIVGFTAICSQCSPMQVITMLNELYTRFDYQCGELDVYKVETIGDAYCVAGGLHKESETHAVQIALMALKMMELSDEVVTPHGEPIKMRIGLHSGSVFAGVVGVKMPRYCLFGNNVTLANKFESCSIPRKINVSPTTYRLLKEYPGFVFTPRSREELPPNFPSDIPGICYFLDAYIQGTNSQTWFQKRDLGDGNANFFGEETGID from the exons ATGTTCTGTACAAAACTGAAAGACTTGAAGATCACAGGAGAATGTCCTTTCTCCTTACTGACTCAAGGTCACGTTACTGAAGAACATGACAAGGACTGCACGGAAAACAGCTCTAGAGCAGCTTTGCCCATTTGCAAAGAAGTCCATGAAAAAGATGGTCAAGGAAACCTTCCACGaaggaaaacaagcagaagTAGAGTGTACCTGCACACACTAACTGAAAGCATCTGCAAACTAATTTTTCCTGAG tttgaAAGGCTGAATCTTGCACTGCAGAGAACACTTGCAAAGCACAGAATAAAGGAAACCAG AAAAACTGGTGATAGAGAAGATTTTGAAAAAATCATCAGTGATCATGCTAATGCAGCAGGTAAT GATATGTCAGTTCTTCAAATTGGAAATGGGATAAGAAGACTTTTGACCAGGAGAGAATTTCAGGCTAAGCCCAATTTTGAAGAGTATTTCGAAATTCTTACCCCCAAAGTAAGCTGCACTTTTAGTGGAATAATGACAATGCTAAATATGCAGTTTACTGTACGAGTTAGAAGGTGGGATAATACTGATATGAAACCGTCCATG GTAATGGATCTTAAAGGCCAAATGATCTATATTTTTGAATCCAGTGCCATTCTATTCTTGGGATCTCCCTGTGTGGACAGACTAGAAGATTTTACAGGACGTGGATTATACCTCTCTGATATTCCCATTCACAATGCTTTAAGAGATGTTGTTCTGATAGGAGAGCAGGCCAGAGCCCAGGATGGACTGAAGAAGAGGTTAGGAAAGCTAAAAGCAACCCTTGAGCAGGCCCATCAAGCActtgaagaagagaagaagaagactGTAGATCTtctgttttcaatttttcctgGAGAGGTTgctcagcagctgtggcagggacaAGTTGTACAAGCCAAGAAATTTAATAATGTCACAATGCTTTTTTCTGACATTGTTGGATTCACTGCCATCTGTTCCCAGTGCTCACCTATGCAGGTTATCACCATGCTTAATGAGCTTTATACTCGCTTTGATTACCAATGTGGAGAGCTAGATGTCTACAAG GTTGAGACTATTGGAGATGCCTACTGTGTTGCTGGAGGCTTACACAAAGAAAGTGAAACACATGCTGTACAAATAGCACTGATGGCCCTGAAGATGATGGAACTGTCAGACGAGGTGGTGACTCCCCATGGAGAGCCTATCAAG atGCGCATTGGCCTTCATTCTGGATCTGTCTTTGCTGGAGTTGTTGGGGTTAAAATGCCTCGTTATTGCCTTTTTGGAAATAATGTAACCCTTGCCAATAAGTTTGAATCATGCAGTATacctagaaaaataaatgtcagcCCAACAACCTACAG GTTGTTAAAGGAATACCCAGGTTTTGTGTTCACACCACGTTCAAGAGAGGAgcttcccccaaattttccgAGTGATATCCCTGGTATTTGCTATTTTCTGGATGCTTATATTCAAGGAACAAACTCACAGACTTGGTTTCAAAAGAGAGACTTGGGAGATGGCAATGCCAATTTTTTTGGTGAGGAAACAGGAATAGATTAA
- the GUCY1A1 gene encoding guanylate cyclase soluble subunit alpha-1 isoform X3, which translates to MESLQESLGEELFKICYEEDEHILGVIGGTLKDFLNSFTTLLKQSGHSQEAGKKDRLEDASILCLEKDQDFLNVYYFFPKKITSLILPGIIKAAAHILYESEVEVMLMPPCFHNDCTEFANQPYLLYSIQVKSAKPSLSPCKPQSSLVIPASVFCKTFPFHFMFDKDMSVLQIGNGIRRLLTRREFQAKPNFEEYFEILTPKVSCTFSGIMTMLNMQFTVRVRRWDNTDMKPSMVMDLKGQMIYIFESSAILFLGSPCVDRLEDFTGRGLYLSDIPIHNALRDVVLIGEQARAQDGLKKRLGKLKATLEQAHQALEEEKKKTVDLLFSIFPGEVAQQLWQGQVVQAKKFNNVTMLFSDIVGFTAICSQCSPMQVITMLNELYTRFDYQCGELDVYKVETIGDAYCVAGGLHKESETHAVQIALMALKMMELSDEVVTPHGEPIKMRIGLHSGSVFAGVVGVKMPRYCLFGNNVTLANKFESCSIPRKINVSPTTYRLLKEYPGFVFTPRSREELPPNFPSDIPGICYFLDAYIQGTNSQTWFQKRDLGDGNANFFGEETGID; encoded by the exons ATGGAGTCTCTACAGGAATCTCTCGGTGAAGAGCTATTCAAAATATGCTATGAAGAGGATGAACACATATTGGGGGTTATTGGAGGCACCCTTAAGGATTTCTTGAATAGTTTCACTACTCTGCTGAAGCAGAGTGGCCACAGccaagaagcaggaaaaaaggacAGACTTGAAGATGCCTCCATATTATGCCTGGAGAAAGATCAGGACTTCTTAAatgtttattatttctttcctaaGAAAATCACAAGTCTTATTCTACCTGGTATCATTAAAGCAGCAGCTCATATTTTGTATGAATCTGAGGTGGAAGTGATGCTCATGCCTCCTTGTTTCCATAATGACTGCACCGAGTTTGCTAATCAGCCTTATTTACTGTATTCTATACAAGTCAAAAGTGCAAAACCTTCATTATCTCCATGTAAACCACAGTCTTCACTTGTGATTCCTGCTTCTGTGTTCTGTAAGACTTTCccatttcattttatgtttgaCAAGGATATGTCAGTTCTTCAAATTGGAAATGGGATAAGAAGACTTTTGACCAGGAGAGAATTTCAGGCTAAGCCCAATTTTGAAGAGTATTTCGAAATTCTTACCCCCAAAGTAAGCTGCACTTTTAGTGGAATAATGACAATGCTAAATATGCAGTTTACTGTACGAGTTAGAAGGTGGGATAATACTGATATGAAACCGTCCATG GTAATGGATCTTAAAGGCCAAATGATCTATATTTTTGAATCCAGTGCCATTCTATTCTTGGGATCTCCCTGTGTGGACAGACTAGAAGATTTTACAGGACGTGGATTATACCTCTCTGATATTCCCATTCACAATGCTTTAAGAGATGTTGTTCTGATAGGAGAGCAGGCCAGAGCCCAGGATGGACTGAAGAAGAGGTTAGGAAAGCTAAAAGCAACCCTTGAGCAGGCCCATCAAGCActtgaagaagagaagaagaagactGTAGATCTtctgttttcaatttttcctgGAGAGGTTgctcagcagctgtggcagggacaAGTTGTACAAGCCAAGAAATTTAATAATGTCACAATGCTTTTTTCTGACATTGTTGGATTCACTGCCATCTGTTCCCAGTGCTCACCTATGCAGGTTATCACCATGCTTAATGAGCTTTATACTCGCTTTGATTACCAATGTGGAGAGCTAGATGTCTACAAG GTTGAGACTATTGGAGATGCCTACTGTGTTGCTGGAGGCTTACACAAAGAAAGTGAAACACATGCTGTACAAATAGCACTGATGGCCCTGAAGATGATGGAACTGTCAGACGAGGTGGTGACTCCCCATGGAGAGCCTATCAAG atGCGCATTGGCCTTCATTCTGGATCTGTCTTTGCTGGAGTTGTTGGGGTTAAAATGCCTCGTTATTGCCTTTTTGGAAATAATGTAACCCTTGCCAATAAGTTTGAATCATGCAGTATacctagaaaaataaatgtcagcCCAACAACCTACAG GTTGTTAAAGGAATACCCAGGTTTTGTGTTCACACCACGTTCAAGAGAGGAgcttcccccaaattttccgAGTGATATCCCTGGTATTTGCTATTTTCTGGATGCTTATATTCAAGGAACAAACTCACAGACTTGGTTTCAAAAGAGAGACTTGGGAGATGGCAATGCCAATTTTTTTGGTGAGGAAACAGGAATAGATTAA
- the GUCY1A1 gene encoding guanylate cyclase soluble subunit alpha-1 isoform X1 translates to MFCTKLKDLKITGECPFSLLTQGHVTEEHDKDCTENSSRAALPICKEVHEKDGQGNLPRRKTSRSRVYLHTLTESICKLIFPEFERLNLALQRTLAKHRIKETRKTGDREDFEKIISDHANAAGVPMESLQESLGEELFKICYEEDEHILGVIGGTLKDFLNSFTTLLKQSGHSQEAGKKDRLEDASILCLEKDQDFLNVYYFFPKKITSLILPGIIKAAAHILYESEVEVMLMPPCFHNDCTEFANQPYLLYSIQVKSAKPSLSPCKPQSSLVIPASVFCKTFPFHFMFDKDMSVLQIGNGIRRLLTRREFQAKPNFEEYFEILTPKVSCTFSGIMTMLNMQFTVRVRRWDNTDMKPSMVMDLKGQMIYIFESSAILFLGSPCVDRLEDFTGRGLYLSDIPIHNALRDVVLIGEQARAQDGLKKRLGKLKATLEQAHQALEEEKKKTVDLLFSIFPGEVAQQLWQGQVVQAKKFNNVTMLFSDIVGFTAICSQCSPMQVITMLNELYTRFDYQCGELDVYKVETIGDAYCVAGGLHKESETHAVQIALMALKMMELSDEVVTPHGEPIKMRIGLHSGSVFAGVVGVKMPRYCLFGNNVTLANKFESCSIPRKINVSPTTYRLLKEYPGFVFTPRSREELPPNFPSDIPGICYFLDAYIQGTNSQTWFQKRDLGDGNANFFGEETGID, encoded by the exons ATGTTCTGTACAAAACTGAAAGACTTGAAGATCACAGGAGAATGTCCTTTCTCCTTACTGACTCAAGGTCACGTTACTGAAGAACATGACAAGGACTGCACGGAAAACAGCTCTAGAGCAGCTTTGCCCATTTGCAAAGAAGTCCATGAAAAAGATGGTCAAGGAAACCTTCCACGaaggaaaacaagcagaagTAGAGTGTACCTGCACACACTAACTGAAAGCATCTGCAAACTAATTTTTCCTGAG tttgaAAGGCTGAATCTTGCACTGCAGAGAACACTTGCAAAGCACAGAATAAAGGAAACCAG AAAAACTGGTGATAGAGAAGATTTTGAAAAAATCATCAGTGATCATGCTAATGCAGCAG GTGTTCCGATGGAGTCTCTACAGGAATCTCTCGGTGAAGAGCTATTCAAAATATGCTATGAAGAGGATGAACACATATTGGGGGTTATTGGAGGCACCCTTAAGGATTTCTTGAATAGTTTCACTACTCTGCTGAAGCAGAGTGGCCACAGccaagaagcaggaaaaaaggacAGACTTGAAGATGCCTCCATATTATGCCTGGAGAAAGATCAGGACTTCTTAAatgtttattatttctttcctaaGAAAATCACAAGTCTTATTCTACCTGGTATCATTAAAGCAGCAGCTCATATTTTGTATGAATCTGAGGTGGAAGTGATGCTCATGCCTCCTTGTTTCCATAATGACTGCACCGAGTTTGCTAATCAGCCTTATTTACTGTATTCTATACAAGTCAAAAGTGCAAAACCTTCATTATCTCCATGTAAACCACAGTCTTCACTTGTGATTCCTGCTTCTGTGTTCTGTAAGACTTTCccatttcattttatgtttgaCAAGGATATGTCAGTTCTTCAAATTGGAAATGGGATAAGAAGACTTTTGACCAGGAGAGAATTTCAGGCTAAGCCCAATTTTGAAGAGTATTTCGAAATTCTTACCCCCAAAGTAAGCTGCACTTTTAGTGGAATAATGACAATGCTAAATATGCAGTTTACTGTACGAGTTAGAAGGTGGGATAATACTGATATGAAACCGTCCATG GTAATGGATCTTAAAGGCCAAATGATCTATATTTTTGAATCCAGTGCCATTCTATTCTTGGGATCTCCCTGTGTGGACAGACTAGAAGATTTTACAGGACGTGGATTATACCTCTCTGATATTCCCATTCACAATGCTTTAAGAGATGTTGTTCTGATAGGAGAGCAGGCCAGAGCCCAGGATGGACTGAAGAAGAGGTTAGGAAAGCTAAAAGCAACCCTTGAGCAGGCCCATCAAGCActtgaagaagagaagaagaagactGTAGATCTtctgttttcaatttttcctgGAGAGGTTgctcagcagctgtggcagggacaAGTTGTACAAGCCAAGAAATTTAATAATGTCACAATGCTTTTTTCTGACATTGTTGGATTCACTGCCATCTGTTCCCAGTGCTCACCTATGCAGGTTATCACCATGCTTAATGAGCTTTATACTCGCTTTGATTACCAATGTGGAGAGCTAGATGTCTACAAG GTTGAGACTATTGGAGATGCCTACTGTGTTGCTGGAGGCTTACACAAAGAAAGTGAAACACATGCTGTACAAATAGCACTGATGGCCCTGAAGATGATGGAACTGTCAGACGAGGTGGTGACTCCCCATGGAGAGCCTATCAAG atGCGCATTGGCCTTCATTCTGGATCTGTCTTTGCTGGAGTTGTTGGGGTTAAAATGCCTCGTTATTGCCTTTTTGGAAATAATGTAACCCTTGCCAATAAGTTTGAATCATGCAGTATacctagaaaaataaatgtcagcCCAACAACCTACAG GTTGTTAAAGGAATACCCAGGTTTTGTGTTCACACCACGTTCAAGAGAGGAgcttcccccaaattttccgAGTGATATCCCTGGTATTTGCTATTTTCTGGATGCTTATATTCAAGGAACAAACTCACAGACTTGGTTTCAAAAGAGAGACTTGGGAGATGGCAATGCCAATTTTTTTGGTGAGGAAACAGGAATAGATTAA
- the GUCY1A1 gene encoding guanylate cyclase soluble subunit alpha-1 isoform X2, which yields MFCTKLKDLKITGECPFSLLTQGHVTEEHDKDCTENSSRAALPICKEVHEKDGQGNLPRRKTSRSRVYLHTLTESICKLIFPEFERLNLALQRTLAKHRIKETRKTGDREDFEKIISDHANAAGVPMESLQESLGEELFKICYEEDEHILGVIGGTLKDFLNSFTTLLKQSGHSQEAGKKDRLEDASILCLEKDQDFLNVYYFFPKKITSLILPGIIKAAAHILYESEVEVMLMPPCFHNDCTEFANQPYLLYSIQVKSAKPSLSPCKPQSSLVIPASVFCKTFPFHFMFDKDMSVLQIGNGIRRLLTRREFQAKPNFEEYFEILTPKVSCTFSGIMTMLNMQFTVRVRRWDNTDMKPSMVMDLKGQMIYIFESSAILFLGSPCVDRLEDFTGRGLYLSDIPIHNALRDVVLIGEQARAQDGLKKRLGKLKATLEQAHQALEEEKKKTVDLLFSIFPGEVAQQLWQGQVVQAKKFNNVTMLFSDIVGFTAICSQCSPMQVITMLNELYTRFDYQCGELDVYKVETIGDAYCVAGGLHKESETHAVQIALMALKMMELSDEVVTPHGEPIKMRIGLHSGSVFAGVVGVKMPRYCLFGNNVTLANKFESCSIPRKINVSPTTYRLLKEYPGFVFTPRSREELPPNFPSDIPGICYFLDAYIQGTNSQTWFQKRDLGDGNANFFEIP from the exons ATGTTCTGTACAAAACTGAAAGACTTGAAGATCACAGGAGAATGTCCTTTCTCCTTACTGACTCAAGGTCACGTTACTGAAGAACATGACAAGGACTGCACGGAAAACAGCTCTAGAGCAGCTTTGCCCATTTGCAAAGAAGTCCATGAAAAAGATGGTCAAGGAAACCTTCCACGaaggaaaacaagcagaagTAGAGTGTACCTGCACACACTAACTGAAAGCATCTGCAAACTAATTTTTCCTGAG tttgaAAGGCTGAATCTTGCACTGCAGAGAACACTTGCAAAGCACAGAATAAAGGAAACCAG AAAAACTGGTGATAGAGAAGATTTTGAAAAAATCATCAGTGATCATGCTAATGCAGCAG GTGTTCCGATGGAGTCTCTACAGGAATCTCTCGGTGAAGAGCTATTCAAAATATGCTATGAAGAGGATGAACACATATTGGGGGTTATTGGAGGCACCCTTAAGGATTTCTTGAATAGTTTCACTACTCTGCTGAAGCAGAGTGGCCACAGccaagaagcaggaaaaaaggacAGACTTGAAGATGCCTCCATATTATGCCTGGAGAAAGATCAGGACTTCTTAAatgtttattatttctttcctaaGAAAATCACAAGTCTTATTCTACCTGGTATCATTAAAGCAGCAGCTCATATTTTGTATGAATCTGAGGTGGAAGTGATGCTCATGCCTCCTTGTTTCCATAATGACTGCACCGAGTTTGCTAATCAGCCTTATTTACTGTATTCTATACAAGTCAAAAGTGCAAAACCTTCATTATCTCCATGTAAACCACAGTCTTCACTTGTGATTCCTGCTTCTGTGTTCTGTAAGACTTTCccatttcattttatgtttgaCAAGGATATGTCAGTTCTTCAAATTGGAAATGGGATAAGAAGACTTTTGACCAGGAGAGAATTTCAGGCTAAGCCCAATTTTGAAGAGTATTTCGAAATTCTTACCCCCAAAGTAAGCTGCACTTTTAGTGGAATAATGACAATGCTAAATATGCAGTTTACTGTACGAGTTAGAAGGTGGGATAATACTGATATGAAACCGTCCATG GTAATGGATCTTAAAGGCCAAATGATCTATATTTTTGAATCCAGTGCCATTCTATTCTTGGGATCTCCCTGTGTGGACAGACTAGAAGATTTTACAGGACGTGGATTATACCTCTCTGATATTCCCATTCACAATGCTTTAAGAGATGTTGTTCTGATAGGAGAGCAGGCCAGAGCCCAGGATGGACTGAAGAAGAGGTTAGGAAAGCTAAAAGCAACCCTTGAGCAGGCCCATCAAGCActtgaagaagagaagaagaagactGTAGATCTtctgttttcaatttttcctgGAGAGGTTgctcagcagctgtggcagggacaAGTTGTACAAGCCAAGAAATTTAATAATGTCACAATGCTTTTTTCTGACATTGTTGGATTCACTGCCATCTGTTCCCAGTGCTCACCTATGCAGGTTATCACCATGCTTAATGAGCTTTATACTCGCTTTGATTACCAATGTGGAGAGCTAGATGTCTACAAG GTTGAGACTATTGGAGATGCCTACTGTGTTGCTGGAGGCTTACACAAAGAAAGTGAAACACATGCTGTACAAATAGCACTGATGGCCCTGAAGATGATGGAACTGTCAGACGAGGTGGTGACTCCCCATGGAGAGCCTATCAAG atGCGCATTGGCCTTCATTCTGGATCTGTCTTTGCTGGAGTTGTTGGGGTTAAAATGCCTCGTTATTGCCTTTTTGGAAATAATGTAACCCTTGCCAATAAGTTTGAATCATGCAGTATacctagaaaaataaatgtcagcCCAACAACCTACAG GTTGTTAAAGGAATACCCAGGTTTTGTGTTCACACCACGTTCAAGAGAGGAgcttcccccaaattttccgAGTGATATCCCTGGTATTTGCTATTTTCTGGATGCTTATATTCAAGGAACAAACTCACAGACTTGGTTTCAAAAGAGAGACTTGGGAGATGGCAATGCCAATTTTTTTG aGATTCCATAA